In Gammaproteobacteria bacterium, the DNA window ATAGCAGCCCGTGGATTCACCTGCCGGTGGGTATCTTCTTCACCATGCGCAGCCGGACCTTAAACTGGCGCTACCAGACTGAGCCGCAGTCCGAATTGTATAACCGTCGGCTGTTCTGGCCACGCGGCAAGACCCTGGGCGGCAGCAGTTCCATTAACGCCATGGTGTATACCCGTGGTCATCCTCGGGATTACGACTACTGGGCGGAACTGGGCAATTCCGGCTGGAGTTACGCCGACCTGTTGCCGCTGTTCAAGCGCAATCAGCATCAGGAACGCGGCTCGTCCGACTATCATGGCGTCGGTGGCCCGCTCAACGTCGCCGATTTACGTCAGCACAGCGAAATCAGCCAGGTTTTCATCCGCGCCGCCGCCGAGGTCGGCTATCCGCTCAGCGACGATTTCAATGGCGCCGAGCAGGAAGGCATCGGTTTCTATCAGGTCACCCAGAAAAATGGCCAACGGTGCAGCAGCGCCCGCGCTTACCTGCATCCGGTTCGCCAGCGTCGCAATTTGACGGTGATGACTCATGCGCTGGCCAGTCGGGTGCTGTTCGAGGGTCGGCGGGCAGTGGGCGTGGCCTATCTGGACCCGGCGGGAAAAACGGTGGAATTGCCGGCGCGGCGCGAGGTGATTCTGTCCGGTGGGGCGATTAATTCGCCGCAACTGCTCTTGTTGTCCGGGGTTGGACCGCGCGCGGAACTGGAGCGGCATAGCATCCCGCTGGTGCATGAATTGCCCGGCGTCGGGCAAAATTTACAGGATCACCTGGATGTGGTCGTCGCCCAGCGCGATCGCCGCCGGGCTTCCTATGGCTTTGCCTTGTCGTTTCTGCCACAGGTATTCAAAAGCATTATTGAATACCAGATGTGTCGGCGCGGCTTCCTGACCAGCAATCTGGCCGAAGCGGGCGGTTTCGTCAAATCCGATCCGGCGTTGCCCATCCCCAACCTGCAATATCACCTGACCTCAACCATTCTCGACGATCATGGCCGGCGCATCTGGCATGGCTACGGTTATTCGCTGCACGTTTGCGACCTGCGGCCCAAGAGTCGCGGCGTCCTGACCCTTAGAAGCGCTGACCCGCGCGATCCGCCTTTACTGCAACCGCGTTATCTCAGCCACCCCGATGACCTGGAAACCCTGCTGGCTGGTGTGAAGACCTGCCGGAACATTCTGGCGGCGCGCGCGTTCGACGGCTACCGGGGTGAAGAACTGTTTCCCGGTGAGGCGGTGCAAAGTGACGATGAGCTTCGCGAGTTCATTCGCCGCCGGGCCGAAACCATTTATCACCCGGTCGGCACTTGCAAAATGGGTCATGACCCCCTGGCGGTGGTGGATGACCGGCTTCGCGTCCATGGGTTAAGCGGTTTGCGGGTGGCGGACGCCTCGATCATGCCCACACTGATCGGCGGCAATACGAATGCTTCGACTATGGTAATCGGCGAGAAGGCGGCGGAATTGATTTCGCACAATCTCTAAGCATTGTTCTCCGCCCCCTTCGCCGGTTCGGTCGGCGGCAATAGACTGATGAGCGTCCAACCTGCATCCAGGTGCGGGGTCTCCCGAGTCGAAAACACCCGCAACATTCCCTTGGGATCGAGTGCAAATAGGGGAATGGCTTCCTCGCCCCATTTGTCGCGGAAGGCAGCGAAATCAAAACTCGCGGTGAGCGGCGTGGCGCGGATCGCGTGACCCTGCGCCAGCCGATCATGAATGCGGGCGTAAGTGACCTGTTCGCCAAAGAGCCGGGCCGTGCGATAGGACAGGACCACCTGGTTACGGTTGATGCTGTCCCGCTCCTCGTCCAGGCGCAGACTGTAGATATGATCCGCGCCGAACAGCGGGCGGTAATACAGACTGACCAGCGTATTGCGCTCCATCCACACTGACATGGCTAACAGCGTGCCGATGCTGTCGAGGTCCAGATAAGTATCAGCATGTTCGGACAGGATGTTGCCGTGATAAACCGGTATTCCATCCATGCGGGGGGAGCGGAGGTTCTGCCAAACGGGATCGGCCAGAATCACCGGAATCTCGCGTTGATGGAGTGTCCGGGCCACGGCGCGCGAGACCGGATTGCTGCCGGCGATGAGCACGCCATGCGGCGGCGGCGCAGCCACGCCCAGTTTCTGCACCACGATCCGGGCGGTCAGGCTCTGCAGGATCACCGTGACCAGAATCACCAGAAAAGTCAGCGCCGCCAGGGTTCGCGCCTCATCATAGCCCAGGCGTTCCAGTTGCAGCGCAAACAGCGCGGAGACGGCGGCGGCGACAATGCCGCGTGGCGCAATCCAGGCCAGCACGGCCTTTTGTCGCCAATTCAGGCTGGAGCCAATGCCTGCCAGCCAGATGGCGACTGGCCGAGCAATGAACAGAATAGCCAACAGTACGCCCACGGCGCTCCAGCCGACCCCCGCAAAAGCATTCAGATCGATTCGCGCCGCCAGCACGATGAACAGTACTGAAATTAGGAGCAGGGTCAGGGTCTCCTTGAAGTCCAGAATGTCCTCGATGAGCAGATCGGGGGTGTTCGCCAGCCGCATACCCATGACGGTCACCGCCAGCAAGCCGGATTCGGCGGCGAGCGCGTTGGAAAAAGCGAACACACTGAGCACCAGAGCCAGACTGGCGACCCGATGCAGGTATTCGGGCAACAACTGTCGGCGCATCAGCGTCGCCAGCAGCCATGCACCGGCCAGACCCAGGAGGATGCCGGCAGTCACGGTCACGCCGAACATCAAGACGGTGTGCTGATGCTGTTCGGACACGGTGAATTCGAATACCAGCACGGCCAGTAGCGCGCCAATCGGATCGATCAGAATGCCTTCCCAGCGCAGGATGCTGGCAATCTCCCGCTGGGGGCGAACGCTGCGCAACAGGGGCGCGACCACGGTCGGTCCCGTAACCGTGACCAGCGCGCCAAACAGCAGGGCCAGCGACCAGGGCAGATCCATGCACAGCCGGGTGGCGAGGGCGATCAGCAGGCCATTGACCAGTGCGCCGAACGTGACCAGATTGCGCACCATGCGGGCGCGACCGCGGATCTCCTTGAAACGCAAAGTCAGCGCGCCTTCAAACAGAATCACCGCGACGCCCAGCGAGACCATCGGGAACAGCAAATCGCCGAACAGTTGATCGGGATGCAGCCAGCCGGTGACGGGGCCTGCGAGCAGACCGGCGGCCAGCAGAGGAAGAATAGCGGGCAGACCCAGCGCCCAGGCCAGCCATTGCGCGCCAACGCCCGCCAGCAGAATGATGGCGAGGGTCAGGGGAATGAAGTCGTGCAAGGGCGAGCCTTAATGATCGTCGGTCGGTTTGGCGTTGCTCTCGCTATGTCGCTCCAGAAAGGCTTCCACATCAGGCCAAACCTCACGGATCACCAGCAGCTTTTTCAACCCCAGGCTGAACGGACGAAACGCGCCCTCAAAGGTGAGCGTGGGATGACCCTTATATTCGGTTTCAGTGACTGTAGGTTTTGCAGGTTTCGTTGCGCTGCGCAGTCGCGCGTTTTCCTCCTCCAACTCACGTAGGCGTTTGAGCATATCCTGTTCATCTTTCGATGGCATTGTTGGGGTCTCCTGATAAAAAAACCTTTAACTTTCAATCTTAAAAAACTTCATTAATTCATTCAATTCCTTGGCTTGGGTATTGACGATTTCCCCCGATGCCGTTGCTTGACTGGCCAAGGTGACGTTTTGTTGAACCATGCCATCCACTTTCGCTACCGCCTGACTCACCTGCTCGATGCCAATAGTCTGTTGTCGGTTGGCGGAAGCAATTTCCGCCACGATACTGTTAACTTTCTGCGTCGCAAGGACAATCTCGTTCAGGGTCCTACCGGATTCATTGACAAAGCGTTCTCCCTCAGCGACCTTGGCGACACTATCCTGAATCAGCGTTTTGATTTCCTTGGCGGCTTCGGCGCTGCGCTGCGCCAGTTTGCGCACCTCTCCAGCCACTACGGCAAAACCCCGCCCATGCTCTCCGGCGCGCGCCGCTTCCACGGCTGCATTCAATGCAAGAAGATTGGTTTGGAAAGCAATCTCATCAATGACGCCGATGATATCCGCCACTCTGCGGCTGGCGGTATTGATTTCGGTCATAGCGGCAACGGCTTGACCCACCACCTGACCTCCTTGTTCCGCCTGGGCGCGAGCGCCGGCGGCCAGCGAATCGGCCTGTTGCGCATGGTCAGCATTCTGTTTGACGGTAGCGGTCAGTTGTTCCAGCGTAGAAGCGGTCTCTGCCAGTGCGGAAGCCTGTTCTTCGGCATGGTGGGTCAGTTGTTGATGATTTTTGGTAATCTCTTCAATGACGCTATGCATGGAGGAAGCCGTTTCGCGGATTTGCGTCGCCATGTCAGTCAGATTGCTGGCAATCTCCCGGACGGCCTCCAGAAGGCGACCAATCTCATCCGTTCGTTGGTGATGCAGGGGGGCCTGCAACTCGCCTTGGGCCAGACAGTGAGCCGCCTCCATGGCGATTTTCAGAGGTTTACTAACTAGTGGGCTGACACAGAAGTTTTGACAGGTAGCGGTGGGTGCCCTATGGTTGAGATCAACAGGAGGAATCACCATGGCCCACAAGTATCTGGTTGATCTAACTGAAGAGGAGCGGGAAGACCTGCTGAAGGTCATTCATAAAGGCAAGGCAGCGGCGCGCAAGGTTGCCCGTGCCCATGTGTTGCTGCAGGCTGCGGAAGGGGCGACGGATGAGGCCATTGCCCAAAGCCTTCACTTGGGGATTTCGACCGTTCATCGTACCCGTCAACGGTTTGTCGACGAAGGGTTGCTGGCGGCGTTAAGCGAGCGGCCACGAGTCGGTTTGCCCCCGGCCTTGACCGGCAAACAGGCCGCCTTTCTGGTCGCCTTGGCCTGTAGTACCCCGCCCGCTGGCCGTTGTCAGTGGACTCTCCAATTGTTAGCGGACCGCTTCATGGAACTCCGGCCCATCGAAGCCATTTCCCGTGAGAGTGTGCGGCGCATCCTTAAAAAAACGACCTCAAACCCTGGCAACGTCAAGAATGGTGTATTCCCAGTGTCAGTCCCGATTATGTTTGGCATATGGAGGATGTGTTGGACCTGTACGCCGAACCCGATGATCCTCAATACCCCCAAGTGTGCTTCGATGAAAGTCCGGTGCAATTGACCAGCGAAACCCGCTGTCCTCAACCCGCCCGCCCGGGTCAACCGGCGCGCTATGACTGTGAATACAAACGCGAAGGCACCGCCAATTTATTTCTATTCGTACAACCCTTGCGCGGGTGGCGTCATGTTAATGTCACGAAACAGCGCACCAAACGCGATTTTGCCCAGCAAATGCAGCAACTCGTTGATGTGTACTTTCCGAAGGCGGAGCGAATCCGGTTGGTCGTGGATAACCTCAATACCCACACTCCTGCGGCCTTGTATAGTGTCTTTTCTCCAGAGGAAGCCCGCCGGATCACCCGCAAGCTCGAATTTCATTACACCCCCAAGCATGGCAGTTGGCTCAATATGGCGGAATGTGAGTTCGCTGTTCTCGCCGGCCAGTGTTTGAATCGCCGCATTGCGAACCTCGAAACTTTGCGGAAGGAAATCGCCGCTTGGCAAGGCCCACGCAACCTACGTCAGACCAAAATCCACTGGCAGTTCGGCACCGACTTGGCCCGGGTCAAACTCAAGCGCCTCTATCCTCCCTTGAAATCTTCTGAAACCCCGGTGGACCTAGAAACCTCTGAACCTGTCAAAACTTCTGTGTCAGCCCACTAGATGGCGAATCGCCAAGTAAAGGAAGAGCGTAGTGACAATAACCGTAAAAAGTCCAAGCCAAGCCAGTTGGCGAGACTTGGCGTTGGCCGCGTGGGTGATCTCGTCGACGAAAGCGCTGCCCGTGATAATCCACTCCAGGCTGCTGGTGAAATCGAATACCGCGATTTTTTCACGAGGCGCTGTTCCCCCCGCTTTTGCGTCGATTCGGGAGTAGCGGATGACGCCGCGCTGTTTTTGAAGCACCTGTTTGATCGTCTCTGCAACAGGGTCATTCCCGGACTCCAATAAATTTACTCCCTCCTGAGTAGGGTGCAGAACAAACCGGCCATAATCTTTACCGGGTTTGGCGTCGATGACGTAGTAGTAGCCGGTTTCGCCGATTTTGAGCGCCTTGATTCGGTCTTTGATACGGGTTCTCAACGGCGCGCTAATATCGACGCCCACAAACAATACGCCGATCACTGCGCCATTTTCTCCCTGAATCGGCTGATACTTGGTCATGTATTCCCGGTTAAACAGCGTCGCGATCCCGTGATAAGATTGACCTTTGAGAAGTTGTTGGTAGCCAGGGTGCTGACGATCGAGGAGAGTGCCGATAGCTCGTTCGCCGTTTTCCTTCTTCAGTGAAGTACTGATGCGGATGAAATCATCGCCTTGCCTGACGAAGACTGTAGCGACCCCGCCGGTTTGTCGAGTAAAGGCATCCGGCATCGAGAAGTCCAGGTTAATCGGCTGATCGCCGCTTTTCAGCACGGGTGTAGGGCGACCGGCAATGTCGACCGTGGCGGAGGAATCGAGGATA includes these proteins:
- a CDS encoding sodium:proton antiporter, producing the protein MPLTLAIILLAGVGAQWLAWALGLPAILPLLAAGLLAGPVTGWLHPDQLFGDLLFPMVSLGVAVILFEGALTLRFKEIRGRARMVRNLVTFGALVNGLLIALATRLCMDLPWSLALLFGALVTVTGPTVVAPLLRSVRPQREIASILRWEGILIDPIGALLAVLVFEFTVSEQHQHTVLMFGVTVTAGILLGLAGAWLLATLMRRQLLPEYLHRVASLALVLSVFAFSNALAAESGLLAVTVMGMRLANTPDLLIEDILDFKETLTLLLISVLFIVLAARIDLNAFAGVGWSAVGVLLAILFIARPVAIWLAGIGSSLNWRQKAVLAWIAPRGIVAAAVSALFALQLERLGYDEARTLAALTFLVILVTVILQSLTARIVVQKLGVAAPPPHGVLIAGSNPVSRAVARTLHQREIPVILADPVWQNLRSPRMDGIPVYHGNILSEHADTYLDLDSIGTLLAMSVWMERNTLVSLYYRPLFGADHIYSLRLDEERDSINRNQVVLSYRTARLFGEQVTYARIHDRLAQGHAIRATPLTASFDFAAFRDKWGEEAIPLFALDPKGMLRVFSTRETPHLDAGWTLISLLPPTEPAKGAENNA
- a CDS encoding choline dehydrogenase, whose protein sequence is MYDNIIVGAGSAGCVLAHRLSADPNRQVCLLEAGPEDSSPWIHLPVGIFFTMRSRTLNWRYQTEPQSELYNRRLFWPRGKTLGGSSSINAMVYTRGHPRDYDYWAELGNSGWSYADLLPLFKRNQHQERGSSDYHGVGGPLNVADLRQHSEISQVFIRAAAEVGYPLSDDFNGAEQEGIGFYQVTQKNGQRCSSARAYLHPVRQRRNLTVMTHALASRVLFEGRRAVGVAYLDPAGKTVELPARREVILSGGAINSPQLLLLSGVGPRAELERHSIPLVHELPGVGQNLQDHLDVVVAQRDRRRASYGFALSFLPQVFKSIIEYQMCRRGFLTSNLAEAGGFVKSDPALPIPNLQYHLTSTILDDHGRRIWHGYGYSLHVCDLRPKSRGVLTLRSADPRDPPLLQPRYLSHPDDLETLLAGVKTCRNILAARAFDGYRGEELFPGEAVQSDDELREFIRRRAETIYHPVGTCKMGHDPLAVVDDRLRVHGLSGLRVADASIMPTLIGGNTNASTMVIGEKAAELISHNL
- a CDS encoding Cache 3/Cache 2 fusion domain-containing protein, encoding MRFIISKIRSFNVGTKLALLVPLVISLVFTVPAWLISVSTTMLIEEQALAEIKTKIDGLLDMVATAVEGFKTETDYALQLFAQNFPDPFILDSSATVDIAGRPTPVLKSGDQPINLDFSMPDAFTRQTGGVATVFVRQGDDFIRISTSLKKENGERAIGTLLDRQHPGYQQLLKGQSYHGIATLFNREYMTKYQPIQGENGAVIGVLFVGVDISAPLRTRIKDRIKALKIGETGYYYVIDAKPGKDYGRFVLHPTQEGVNLLESGNDPVAETIKQVLQKQRGVIRYSRIDAKAGGTAPREKIAVFDFTSSLEWIITGSAFVDEITHAANAKSRQLAWLGLFTVIVTTLFLYLAIRHLVG